Proteins encoded together in one Streptomyces sp. TLI_171 window:
- a CDS encoding nitrite/sulfite reductase has protein sequence MARTPETVEPQAGAAPAARPAARKVTRHRGEGQWGMGHFTPLNGNEQFKKDDDGLNVRTRIETIYAHRGFDSIDPNDLRGRMRWWGLYTQRKQGIDGGKTAVLEPHELDDEYFMMRVRIDGGQLTVAQLKAIGEVSEQYARGTADLTDRQNVQYHWVRIEDVPSIWQKLEAVGLSTTEACGDCPRVVIGSPVAGIAEDEIIDGSWAIDEINRRYIGNKEFSNLPRKFKTAISGSPLLDVVHEINDVAFVGVVHPEHGPGFDLWVGGGLSTNPKLGVRLGAWVPLEEVPDVWAGVIGIFRDYGYRRLRNRARLKFLVADWGPEKFRQVLQDEYLGRELVDGPGPQEPSNRWRDHVGVHRQNDGNFYVGFAPRVGRVNGKLLAQIADLAAEHGSGRLATTVEQKMIVLDVAEDRVESLVAGLEALDLRVTPSTFRRGTMACTGIEYCKLAIVETKGRGQSLIDELERRLPEFDEPLSININGCPNACARIQTADIGLKGQLVTDENGEQVEGFQVHLGGALGLDAGFGRKIRGLKVTSAELPDYVERLLTRYQADRQDGERFAQWTVRATEEQLS, from the coding sequence ATGGCCCGCACTCCCGAAACGGTCGAGCCTCAGGCCGGCGCCGCCCCCGCGGCCCGCCCCGCCGCCCGCAAGGTGACCCGCCACCGCGGCGAGGGCCAGTGGGGCATGGGGCACTTCACCCCGCTGAACGGCAACGAGCAGTTCAAGAAGGACGACGACGGTCTCAACGTGCGGACACGCATTGAGACGATCTACGCGCACCGCGGCTTCGACTCGATCGACCCGAACGACCTGCGCGGCCGGATGCGCTGGTGGGGCCTGTACACCCAGCGCAAGCAGGGCATCGACGGCGGCAAGACCGCCGTCCTGGAGCCGCACGAGCTGGACGACGAGTACTTCATGATGCGGGTGCGCATCGACGGCGGGCAGCTGACGGTGGCCCAGCTGAAGGCGATCGGCGAGGTCTCCGAGCAGTACGCCCGCGGCACCGCCGACCTGACCGACCGCCAGAACGTCCAGTACCACTGGGTGCGGATCGAGGACGTCCCGTCCATCTGGCAGAAGCTGGAAGCGGTCGGCCTGTCCACCACCGAGGCGTGCGGCGACTGCCCGCGCGTGGTGATCGGCTCGCCCGTCGCGGGCATCGCCGAGGACGAGATCATCGACGGCAGCTGGGCGATCGACGAGATCAACCGCCGCTACATCGGCAACAAGGAGTTCTCCAACCTCCCGCGCAAGTTCAAGACGGCGATCTCCGGATCCCCGCTGCTGGACGTGGTCCACGAGATCAACGACGTCGCCTTCGTCGGCGTGGTCCACCCCGAGCACGGCCCCGGCTTCGACCTGTGGGTCGGCGGCGGCCTCTCCACCAACCCGAAGCTGGGCGTCCGGCTCGGCGCCTGGGTGCCGCTGGAGGAGGTCCCGGACGTCTGGGCCGGCGTGATCGGCATCTTCCGCGACTACGGCTACCGCCGCCTGCGCAACCGCGCCCGCTTGAAGTTCCTGGTCGCCGACTGGGGCCCGGAGAAGTTCCGCCAGGTGCTGCAGGACGAGTACCTGGGGCGCGAACTCGTCGACGGCCCCGGCCCGCAGGAGCCCAGCAACCGCTGGCGCGACCACGTCGGCGTGCACCGGCAGAACGACGGCAACTTCTACGTCGGCTTCGCGCCGCGGGTCGGCCGGGTCAACGGCAAGCTGCTCGCGCAGATCGCCGACCTGGCGGCCGAGCACGGCTCCGGCCGCCTGGCCACCACGGTCGAGCAGAAGATGATCGTCCTGGACGTCGCCGAGGACCGGGTCGAGTCCCTGGTGGCCGGCCTGGAGGCGCTGGACCTGCGGGTCACCCCGTCGACGTTCCGGCGCGGCACGATGGCCTGCACCGGCATCGAGTACTGCAAGCTCGCGATCGTCGAGACCAAGGGCCGCGGCCAGTCCCTGATCGACGAACTGGAGCGCCGCCTCCCGGAGTTCGACGAGCCGCTGAGCATCAACATCAACGGCTGCCCGAACGCCTGCGCCCGCATCCAGACCGCCGACATCGGCCTCAAGGGCCAGCTGGTCACCGACGAGAACGGCGAGCAGGTGGAGGGCTTCCAGGTCCACCTGGGCGGCGCGCTCGGCCTGGACGCCGGCTTCGGCCGCAAGATCCGCGGCCTGAAGGTCACCAGCGCCGAACTGCCCGACTACGTCGAGCGCCTGCTGACCCGTTACCAGGCGGACCGTCAGGACGGCGAGCGCTTCGCCCAGTGGACCGTCCGCGCCACCGAGGAGCAGTTGTCATGA
- a CDS encoding ABC transporter permease — MSSTDTLPTAAADDSAGVEAGLDALETVQAQRTPLSTVLRQKVLPPVLGVLLVLVVWQLAYSLKLTTPDKLPSPADVWDSLTELWYAGTLFSIIWTSIWRGLSGFALSVLIGTPVGLLVAQVKPIRAALGPVLAGLQSLPSVAWVPAAVIWLGINNSAMYAVILLGAVPSIANGLISGIDQVPPLYLRAGQTLGATGLRGARHVLLPAALPGYLSGLKQGWAFSWRSLMAAELIASSPDLGLGLGRYLENEREFSNMSGVLLGIILILFVGVAIDLLFFSPLERRVLRSRGLLVTSR, encoded by the coding sequence ATGTCCAGCACTGACACCCTGCCCACCGCGGCTGCCGACGACTCCGCCGGTGTCGAGGCCGGCCTGGACGCGCTGGAGACCGTCCAGGCGCAGCGCACCCCGCTCTCGACGGTCCTCCGCCAGAAGGTCCTGCCGCCCGTCCTCGGCGTGCTGCTGGTCCTGGTCGTCTGGCAGCTCGCCTACAGCCTGAAGCTCACCACGCCCGACAAGCTGCCCAGCCCCGCCGACGTCTGGGACTCGCTGACCGAGCTCTGGTACGCCGGGACGCTGTTCTCCATCATCTGGACCAGCATCTGGCGCGGCCTCTCCGGCTTCGCCCTCTCGGTCCTCATCGGCACCCCGGTCGGCCTGCTGGTCGCCCAGGTCAAGCCGATCCGCGCCGCGCTCGGCCCGGTCCTGGCGGGCCTGCAGTCGCTGCCCTCGGTCGCCTGGGTGCCCGCCGCCGTCATCTGGCTCGGCATCAACAACTCGGCGATGTACGCCGTCATCCTGCTCGGCGCCGTCCCCTCGATCGCCAACGGCCTGATCTCCGGCATCGACCAGGTCCCCCCGCTGTACCTCCGGGCCGGCCAGACCCTCGGCGCGACCGGCCTGCGCGGCGCCCGCCACGTCCTGCTCCCCGCCGCGCTGCCCGGCTACCTGTCCGGCCTCAAGCAGGGCTGGGCGTTCTCCTGGCGCTCGCTGATGGCCGCCGAACTCATCGCCTCCTCCCCGGACCTGGGTCTCGGCCTCGGCCGCTACCTGGAGAACGAGCGCGAGTTCTCCAACATGTCCGGCGTCCTGCTCGGCATCATCCTGATCCTGTTCGTCGGCGTCG
- the rsgA gene encoding ribosome small subunit-dependent GTPase A translates to MHSTHTPAHPLAGLGWTDDRAAAFAPLAEAGLLPGRIVRIDRGSCEVLLADPGTGRATTLRADTRPVMSADTVHNPCTGDWVAVDPHARPAPAVSAVLPRTTAIIRKGAHKRSEGQVLAANVDTVLIAVSLAAEPDLGRVERFLALAWESGAEPLIVLTKCDLVHDGDFVRADVEAVAPGVTVLAVSAETGEGIEVLRALTTGSCALIGQSGAGKSTLTNALAGAHAMTVQQVRSADEKGRHTTTTRELVPLRGGGAVIDTPGLRGVGLFGGEGIDRAFAEIEELAAECRFDDCSHRTEPGCAVRAALADGTLPERRWDSYLKLQKENRWIASRTDARVRAERARHWKTVTKSARLARSAPKP, encoded by the coding sequence TTGCACTCCACGCACACCCCTGCCCACCCGCTCGCCGGCCTCGGCTGGACGGACGACCGGGCAGCCGCATTCGCACCGCTCGCCGAAGCAGGCCTGCTCCCCGGGCGGATCGTCCGCATCGACCGCGGCAGCTGCGAGGTGCTGCTCGCCGACCCCGGAACGGGCCGCGCCACCACGCTGCGCGCCGACACCCGGCCGGTGATGAGCGCCGACACCGTCCACAACCCGTGCACCGGGGACTGGGTGGCCGTCGACCCGCACGCCCGCCCCGCCCCCGCCGTCTCGGCGGTGCTGCCCCGCACCACCGCCATCATCCGCAAGGGCGCCCACAAGCGCTCCGAAGGCCAGGTACTGGCCGCCAACGTCGACACCGTGCTGATCGCCGTCTCGCTCGCCGCGGAGCCCGATCTCGGCCGGGTCGAGCGCTTCCTCGCGCTCGCCTGGGAGAGCGGGGCCGAACCGCTGATCGTCCTCACCAAGTGCGACTTGGTCCACGACGGCGACTTCGTCCGGGCGGACGTCGAGGCGGTCGCGCCCGGGGTCACCGTGCTGGCGGTCAGCGCCGAGACCGGCGAGGGCATCGAGGTGCTGCGCGCCCTCACCACCGGCTCCTGCGCCCTGATCGGCCAGTCCGGCGCGGGCAAGTCCACGCTCACCAACGCCCTGGCCGGCGCCCACGCCATGACGGTCCAACAGGTCCGCAGCGCGGACGAGAAGGGCCGCCACACCACCACCACCCGCGAGCTGGTCCCGCTCCGCGGCGGCGGCGCCGTCATCGACACCCCCGGCCTCCGCGGCGTCGGCCTGTTCGGTGGCGAGGGCATCGACCGCGCCTTCGCCGAGATCGAGGAGCTGGCCGCCGAGTGCCGCTTCGACGACTGCTCGCACCGGACCGAGCCGGGCTGCGCCGTGCGCGCCGCCCTGGCCGACGGCACCCTGCCCGAGCGCCGCTGGGACAGCTACCTGAAACTCCAGAAGGAGAACCGCTGGATCGCCTCCCGCACCGACGCGCGGGTGCGCGCCGAGCGCGCCCGGCACTGGAAGACCGTCACCAAGTCCGCCCGCCTCGCCCGCTCCGCCCCCAAGCCCTGA
- the cysC gene encoding adenylyl-sulfate kinase, producing MTTADTLAAGRERGATVWLTGLPSAGKTTLAFALAERLRAEGHRVEVLDGDEIREFLSKGLGFTREDRHTNVTRIGFVAEKLAANGVKVLAPVIAPFADSRTAVRERHAANGTEFLEIHVATPVELCSERDVKGLYAKQAAGEISGLTGVDDPYEAPEKPELRIQTQGRSVSESAAELHAFLTERGLA from the coding sequence GTGACCACCGCCGACACTCTGGCCGCGGGCCGCGAGCGCGGCGCCACCGTGTGGCTGACCGGCCTGCCCAGCGCGGGCAAGACCACCCTCGCGTTCGCGCTCGCCGAGCGCCTGCGCGCCGAGGGCCACCGGGTCGAGGTGCTGGACGGTGACGAGATCCGCGAGTTCCTCTCCAAGGGACTCGGCTTCACCCGCGAGGACCGGCACACCAACGTCACCCGGATCGGCTTCGTCGCCGAGAAGCTGGCCGCCAACGGCGTCAAGGTGCTCGCCCCGGTGATCGCCCCGTTCGCCGACTCCCGCACCGCGGTCCGCGAGCGGCACGCCGCCAACGGCACCGAGTTCCTGGAGATCCACGTCGCCACGCCCGTCGAGCTCTGCTCCGAGCGGGACGTCAAGGGCCTCTACGCCAAGCAGGCGGCCGGCGAGATCTCCGGCCTGACCGGCGTCGACGACCCCTACGAGGCCCCCGAGAAGCCCGAGCTGCGGATCCAGACGCAGGGCCGCTCGGTGTCCGAGTCCGCCGCAGAACTGCACGCCTTCCTGACCGAGAGGGGCCTGGCATGA
- a CDS encoding YihY/virulence factor BrkB family protein produces the protein MQAAGSTPQPSGGPGTTGGRASRRRGGRRRAAKRTSWYHTPWALVKDTTNTCVEYRVTGLAAEAAFFTLLSIPPLLLCLAGTLGYLDDILGAGTIDKLKQDIVSAAGTVLSSSSVDQIVQPLLHDVFDNARPDLISIGFLLSLWSGSRALYIFIDTITVMYGLDGKRGLVKTRLMSLGLYLGALVIGSLVLPLLLAGPGLVIGAFQGSAGVVNALYWPAAILLLIVFLTTLYHVAVPVSTPWREDIPGALVALVVLVVCSVALRVYLISSVEGHSVYGQLAAPVAVLLWIFVVALAVLIGAAMNAAIDRRWPTVETADARAENERLAEDAAVQRGREAAARRAVERAERTRQFGLAEGHDEDLFDEDDDEPAPSEYPERWAGFLPHDDVRRRVRAVRRRPPRP, from the coding sequence GTGCAAGCAGCAGGCAGTACCCCCCAGCCGTCCGGCGGGCCCGGAACGACCGGCGGCCGGGCCTCCCGCCGGCGCGGCGGACGGCGCCGCGCCGCCAAGCGAACCAGCTGGTACCACACCCCGTGGGCGCTGGTGAAGGACACCACGAACACCTGCGTCGAGTACCGGGTCACCGGCCTCGCCGCCGAGGCGGCCTTCTTCACTCTGCTGTCCATCCCGCCGCTGCTGCTCTGCCTGGCCGGCACCCTCGGCTACCTCGACGACATCCTCGGCGCGGGCACCATCGACAAGCTGAAGCAGGACATCGTCTCAGCAGCTGGGACGGTGCTCTCATCGAGCTCCGTCGACCAGATCGTCCAGCCCCTGCTGCACGACGTCTTCGACAACGCCCGCCCCGACCTGATCTCGATCGGCTTCCTGCTCTCGCTCTGGTCCGGCTCCCGGGCGCTGTACATCTTCATCGACACCATCACCGTGATGTACGGCCTGGACGGCAAGCGCGGCCTGGTCAAGACCCGGCTGATGTCGCTCGGCCTCTACCTCGGTGCGCTGGTGATCGGCTCGCTGGTGCTGCCGCTGCTGCTGGCCGGGCCCGGCCTGGTGATCGGCGCCTTCCAGGGCTCCGCCGGGGTGGTCAACGCCCTGTACTGGCCCGCCGCGATCCTGCTGCTGATCGTCTTCCTCACCACCCTCTACCACGTGGCCGTCCCGGTCTCCACGCCCTGGCGCGAGGACATCCCCGGCGCGCTGGTCGCCCTGGTCGTCCTGGTGGTGTGCAGCGTCGCCCTGCGGGTCTACCTGATCAGCTCGGTCGAGGGCCACTCCGTCTACGGGCAGCTCGCCGCGCCGGTCGCCGTACTGCTGTGGATCTTCGTGGTGGCGCTGGCGGTGCTGATCGGCGCCGCGATGAACGCCGCGATAGACCGCCGCTGGCCCACCGTCGAGACCGCCGACGCGCGCGCCGAGAACGAGCGCCTGGCCGAGGACGCCGCCGTCCAGCGCGGCCGCGAGGCCGCCGCCCGGCGCGCCGTGGAACGCGCCGAGCGGACCCGCCAGTTCGGCCTCGCCGAGGGCCACGACGAGGACCTGTTCGACGAGGACGACGACGAGCCCGCGCCGAGCGAGTACCCCGAGCGGTGGGCCGGCTTCCTCCCGCACGACGACGTCCGCCGCCGGGTGCGCGCCGTCCGGCGCAGGCCGCCCCGGCCCTGA
- a CDS encoding ABC transporter ATP-binding protein encodes MTTALTTSPDAAGAGRPDGDTAVRISHVHKTFGRPGTAAPVLEDINLTVAPGEFVTLLGASGCGKSTLLNLVAGLDKPTSGTIEVPGGRPALMFQDHALFPWLTAGKNIELALRLAGVPKEERRPEAERLLELVRLKGSYKKRVHELSGGMRQRVALARSLAQGSQVLLMDEPFAALDAITRDVLHDEITRIWAEKQLAVLFVTHNVREAVRLAQRVVLLSSRPGRVAKEWRIDLPQPRRIESAGVADLSIEITEELRGEIRRHVQH; translated from the coding sequence GTGACCACGGCACTGACCACCTCGCCCGACGCCGCCGGCGCGGGCCGCCCGGACGGCGACACCGCCGTCCGGATCTCGCACGTGCACAAGACCTTCGGCCGCCCCGGCACCGCCGCGCCGGTGCTGGAGGACATCAACCTCACCGTCGCACCCGGCGAGTTCGTCACCCTGCTCGGCGCCTCCGGCTGCGGCAAGTCCACCCTGCTCAACCTGGTGGCGGGTCTGGACAAGCCGACCTCCGGCACCATCGAGGTCCCCGGCGGCCGCCCCGCGCTGATGTTCCAGGACCACGCGCTGTTCCCGTGGCTCACCGCCGGCAAGAACATCGAACTCGCGCTGCGCCTGGCCGGCGTCCCCAAGGAGGAGCGCCGCCCCGAGGCCGAGCGGCTGCTCGAACTGGTCCGCCTCAAGGGCTCCTACAAGAAGCGCGTCCACGAGCTGTCCGGCGGCATGCGCCAGCGCGTCGCGCTGGCCCGCTCGCTCGCCCAGGGCTCCCAGGTGCTGCTGATGGACGAGCCGTTCGCCGCGCTCGACGCCATCACCCGGGACGTCCTGCACGACGAGATCACCCGGATCTGGGCGGAGAAGCAGCTCGCCGTCCTGTTCGTCACCCACAACGTGCGCGAGGCCGTCCGCCTCGCCCAGCGCGTGGTGCTGCTCTCCTCCCGCCCGGGCCGGGTCGCCAAGGAGTGGCGGATCGACCTGCCGCAGCCGCGCCGCATCGAGTCCGCCGGGGTCGCGGATCTGTCCATCGAGATCACCGAAGAACTGCGTGGGGAGATCCGCCGCCATGTCCAGCACTGA
- a CDS encoding sulfate adenylyltransferase subunit 1 codes for MSTTRAGLTQTGTATSLLRFATAGSVDDGKSTLVGRLLHDSKSVLADQLEAVEHASRRRGQEAPDLALLTDGLRAEREQGITIDVAYRYFATARRRFILADTPGHVQYTRNMVTGASTAELAVVLVDARNGVVEQTRRHAAVAALLRVPHVVLAVNKMDLVDYAEPVFARIAEEFTAYAASLGVKDVVAVPISALAGDNVVEPSANMDWYGGPTLLEHLETVPVGTDPSVEPARFPVQYVIRPQSEEFHDYRGYAGQLASGVLRVGDRVTVLPSGHTTTVAAIDALGVQTEIAWAPQSVTVRLADDIDISRGDLIAGGPAPVPTKDVQATVCHLNERPLHVGAKVLLKHTTRTVRALVKEISYRIDITAPIEEGGLEQRPAPEGLNVNDIGHVVLRTAEPLALDDYTDNRRTGSFILIDPADGTTLTAGMAGEAFDTVSTTDASQEEDWV; via the coding sequence ATGAGCACCACCCGAGCCGGCCTGACCCAGACCGGCACCGCCACCTCGCTGTTGCGCTTCGCCACCGCCGGCAGCGTCGACGACGGCAAGTCCACCCTGGTGGGCCGGCTGCTGCACGACTCCAAGTCGGTGCTGGCCGACCAGCTGGAGGCCGTCGAGCACGCCTCCCGCCGGCGCGGCCAGGAGGCCCCCGACCTGGCGCTGCTCACCGACGGCCTGCGCGCCGAGCGCGAGCAGGGCATCACCATCGACGTGGCGTACCGCTACTTCGCCACCGCCCGGCGCCGGTTCATCCTCGCCGACACCCCCGGCCACGTGCAGTACACCCGCAACATGGTGACCGGCGCGTCCACCGCCGAACTCGCCGTGGTGCTGGTCGACGCCCGCAACGGCGTGGTCGAGCAGACCCGCCGGCACGCCGCGGTCGCCGCCCTGCTGCGCGTCCCGCACGTCGTCCTCGCCGTCAACAAGATGGACCTGGTCGACTACGCCGAGCCGGTGTTCGCGCGGATCGCCGAGGAGTTCACCGCCTACGCCGCCTCGCTCGGCGTCAAGGACGTCGTCGCGGTGCCGATCTCGGCGCTGGCCGGCGACAACGTGGTCGAGCCCTCCGCCAACATGGACTGGTACGGCGGCCCGACGCTGCTGGAGCACCTGGAGACGGTGCCGGTCGGCACCGACCCGAGCGTCGAGCCGGCCCGCTTCCCGGTCCAGTACGTGATCCGGCCGCAGAGCGAGGAGTTCCACGACTACCGCGGCTACGCGGGCCAGCTGGCCTCCGGCGTGCTGCGGGTCGGCGACCGGGTGACGGTGCTGCCCTCGGGCCACACCACCACCGTCGCGGCGATCGACGCGCTCGGCGTGCAGACCGAGATCGCCTGGGCCCCGCAGTCGGTGACGGTCCGCCTCGCCGACGACATCGACATCTCCCGCGGCGACCTGATCGCGGGCGGCCCGGCCCCCGTCCCCACCAAGGACGTCCAGGCCACCGTCTGCCACCTGAACGAGCGTCCGCTGCACGTCGGCGCGAAGGTGCTGCTCAAGCACACCACCCGCACCGTGCGCGCGCTGGTCAAGGAGATCTCCTACCGGATCGACATCACCGCACCCATCGAGGAAGGGGGCCTCGAACAGCGCCCCGCCCCCGAGGGGTTGAACGTCAACGACATCGGCCACGTGGTGCTGCGCACCGCCGAGCCGCTGGCCCTCGACGACTACACCGACAACCGCCGGACCGGCTCGTTCATCCTGATCGACCCGGCCGACGGCACCACCCTCACCGCCGGCATGGCGGGCGAGGCCTTCGACACCGTCAGCACCACCGACGCTTCCCAAGAGGAGGACTGGGTCTGA
- a CDS encoding aliphatic sulfonate ABC transporter substrate-binding protein codes for MAPSTTPTHTFFRPNAGRIRRAAVAAVALTATAALLTACSYGAKSTDKASTAPAPGATKLSADTVKIGYFANLTHGTALVGLKQGIFQQELGGTQIKTQVFNAGPAEIEALNAGSIDIGWIGPSPAINGYTKSDGKSLRIIGGSASGGVKLVVNPDKIKSLDDLKGKKLATPQLGNTQDVALLNYLAEKGFHVDANSGDGDVKVLRTDNKVTPDAYKSGSIDGAWVPEPTASKLVTLGAKVLLNEKDVWPDKKFVITNLIVSQKFLTEHPDVVEAVLRGSVKTNAWIKANSDQAKTVANEQIKADAGNALDAAVLDPAWQDIDFLDDPLANTLQAEADHAVTAGLLKKPNLAGIYDLTLLNKVLKAAGQPAVADAGLGAK; via the coding sequence ATGGCACCGAGCACTACGCCGACCCATACCTTCTTCCGCCCCAACGCCGGCCGGATCAGACGCGCCGCCGTCGCGGCCGTCGCCCTGACCGCCACCGCCGCACTGCTGACCGCCTGCTCGTACGGCGCCAAGAGCACCGACAAGGCCTCCACCGCCCCGGCGCCCGGCGCGACCAAGCTGTCCGCGGACACCGTGAAGATCGGCTACTTCGCCAACCTCACCCACGGCACCGCGCTGGTCGGCCTCAAGCAGGGCATCTTCCAGCAGGAGCTCGGCGGCACCCAGATCAAGACCCAGGTCTTCAACGCGGGCCCGGCCGAGATCGAGGCGCTGAACGCCGGCTCCATCGACATCGGCTGGATCGGCCCCTCCCCGGCGATCAACGGCTACACCAAGTCCGACGGCAAGTCCCTGCGGATCATCGGCGGTTCGGCCTCCGGCGGCGTCAAGCTGGTGGTCAACCCCGACAAGATCAAGAGCCTGGACGACCTCAAGGGCAAGAAGCTCGCCACCCCGCAGCTCGGCAACACCCAGGACGTCGCCCTGCTCAACTACCTGGCGGAGAAGGGCTTCCACGTCGACGCCAACTCCGGCGACGGCGACGTCAAGGTGCTGCGCACCGACAACAAGGTGACCCCCGACGCCTACAAGTCCGGCTCCATCGACGGCGCCTGGGTGCCCGAGCCGACCGCCTCCAAGCTGGTCACGCTCGGCGCGAAGGTCCTGCTCAACGAGAAGGACGTCTGGCCGGACAAGAAGTTCGTCATCACCAACCTGATCGTGTCGCAGAAGTTCCTCACCGAGCACCCCGACGTGGTGGAGGCCGTGCTGCGCGGCTCGGTGAAGACCAACGCCTGGATCAAGGCCAACTCCGACCAGGCCAAGACCGTCGCCAACGAGCAGATCAAGGCCGACGCCGGCAACGCGCTGGACGCCGCGGTCCTCGACCCGGCCTGGCAGGACATCGACTTCCTGGACGACCCGCTGGCGAACACCCTGCAGGCCGAGGCCGACCACGCCGTCACCGCCGGCCTGCTGAAGAAGCCCAACCTGGCCGGGATCTACGACCTGACCCTGCTGAACAAGGTCCTGAAGGCCGCGGGCCAGCCCGCCGTCGCCGACGCCGGTCTGGGCGCCAAGTAA
- a CDS encoding phosphoadenylyl-sulfate reductase, with the protein MTTATDYEAIALRAGRELEEATAQEILQWAADTFGKRFCVTSSMEDAVVAHLASTALPGVDVVFLDTGYHFAETIGTRDAVAATMPVNVITLTPKLTVAEQDAQYGPHLHDRDPDLCCSLRKVEPLNRGLGGYDAWATGLRRDESPSRANTPVVAWDAKRRKVKLAPIARWTQADVDAYVQANGVLLNPLLWEGYTSIGCSPLSCTAKPGEGEEGRAGRWAGSGKTECGIHL; encoded by the coding sequence ATGACGACCGCGACTGACTACGAGGCGATCGCCCTCCGGGCCGGCCGTGAGCTGGAGGAGGCCACCGCGCAGGAGATCCTGCAGTGGGCGGCCGACACCTTCGGCAAGCGCTTCTGCGTCACCTCCTCGATGGAGGACGCGGTCGTCGCCCACCTGGCCTCCACCGCGCTGCCCGGCGTGGACGTGGTGTTCCTGGACACCGGCTACCACTTCGCCGAGACCATCGGCACCCGGGACGCCGTCGCCGCGACCATGCCGGTCAACGTGATCACGCTGACCCCGAAGCTCACCGTGGCCGAGCAGGACGCCCAGTACGGGCCCCACCTGCACGACCGCGACCCCGACTTGTGCTGCTCGCTGCGCAAGGTCGAGCCGCTGAACCGGGGCCTGGGCGGGTACGACGCCTGGGCGACCGGGCTGCGCCGCGACGAGTCGCCGTCCCGCGCCAACACCCCCGTGGTGGCCTGGGACGCGAAGCGCCGCAAGGTGAAGCTCGCCCCCATCGCCCGCTGGACCCAGGCCGACGTCGACGCGTACGTCCAGGCCAACGGGGTGCTGCTGAACCCGCTGCTGTGGGAGGGCTACACCTCGATCGGCTGCTCGCCGCTGTCCTGCACCGCCAAGCCCGGCGAGGGCGAGGAGGGCCGGGCGGGCCGCTGGGCGGGCTCCGGCAAGACCGAGTGCGGCATCCACCTCTGA
- the cysD gene encoding sulfate adenylyltransferase subunit CysD produces MTVTTQRLVQAEDSPYALSHLDALEAESVHIFREVAGEFERPVILFSGGKDSIVMLHLALKAFAPAPVPFALLHVDTGHNFPEVLAYRDRAVAKHNLRLHVASVQDFIDRGVLRERADGLRNPLQTVPLLDGIESNKFDAVFGGGRRDEEKARAKERVFSLRDEFGAWDPRRQRPELWSLYNGRHAVGEHVRVFPLSNWTELDVWQYIEREGIELPEIYYAHRREVFQRDGMWLTAGEWGGPKANEPVETRLVRYRTVGDMSCTGAVDSDADTIEAVITEIAASRLTERGATRADDKMSEAAMEDRKREGYF; encoded by the coding sequence ATGACCGTCACCACGCAGCGCCTGGTGCAGGCCGAGGACAGCCCGTACGCGTTGTCCCACCTGGACGCGCTGGAGGCCGAGTCGGTGCACATCTTCCGCGAGGTCGCGGGCGAGTTCGAGCGGCCGGTGATCCTGTTCTCCGGCGGCAAGGACTCCATCGTCATGCTGCACCTGGCGCTGAAGGCCTTCGCGCCCGCCCCGGTGCCGTTCGCCCTGCTGCACGTGGACACCGGGCACAACTTCCCCGAGGTCCTGGCGTACCGGGACCGCGCGGTGGCGAAGCACAACCTGCGGCTGCACGTCGCCTCCGTCCAGGACTTCATCGACCGCGGCGTGCTCCGGGAGCGCGCCGACGGGCTGCGCAACCCGCTGCAGACCGTCCCGCTGCTGGACGGCATCGAGTCCAACAAGTTCGACGCCGTGTTCGGCGGCGGCCGCCGCGACGAGGAGAAGGCCCGCGCCAAGGAGCGCGTCTTCTCGCTCCGCGACGAGTTCGGCGCCTGGGACCCGCGCCGCCAGCGCCCCGAGCTGTGGTCGCTGTACAACGGCCGGCACGCGGTCGGCGAGCACGTCCGGGTGTTCCCGCTGTCCAACTGGACCGAGCTGGACGTCTGGCAGTACATCGAGCGCGAGGGCATCGAGCTCCCCGAGATCTACTACGCCCACCGCCGCGAGGTGTTCCAGCGCGACGGCATGTGGCTGACCGCCGGCGAGTGGGGCGGCCCGAAGGCGAACGAGCCGGTCGAGACCCGGCTGGTGCGCTACCGCACCGTCGGCGACATGTCCTGCACCGGCGCGGTCGACTCCGACGCCGACACTATCGAGGCCGTGATCACCGAGATCGCCGCCTCCCGCCTCACCGAACGAGGGGCGACGCGCGCCGACGACAAGATGTCCGAGGCCGCCATGGAAGACCGCAAGCGCGAGGGGTACTTCTAA
- a CDS encoding putative leader peptide, translating to MSSTGTTLVGRLHVDLLRVSSAICPVT from the coding sequence ATGTCTAGCACCGGAACCACCCTAGTTGGCCGACTCCACGTCGACCTCCTTCGCGTGTCCAGTGCCATCTGTCCGGTGACCTGA